From the Anguilla anguilla isolate fAngAng1 chromosome 8, fAngAng1.pri, whole genome shotgun sequence genome, one window contains:
- the LOC118233215 gene encoding class E basic helix-loop-helix protein 22-like, translating into MEAIRSITNMDLPPQNLLSSISCFDQTDSVPHQPGGLVAGRIGALGLPTGSMRERYGESGDMTTVAESSGGEQSPDDDSDERCYMTDTVACSGQSYVGKKHGEQKSLRLNINARERRRMHDLNDALDELRSVIPYAHSPSVRKLSKIATLLLAKNYILMQAQALEEMKRLVAYLNQSQGISTTSLTPAPAPSPALGGYEQQSRYAFGAGLTVSSCADKCALFSNLTSSVYKPCADKP; encoded by the coding sequence ATGGAGGCAATCCGATCTATTACCAATATGGATCTTCCTCCTCAGAATCTCCTGTCATCAATCAGCTGTTTTGACCAAACTGACTCGGTACCACATCAGCCAGGAGGACTGGTCGCGGGCCGAATTGGGGCACTTGGCTTACCTACCGGATCTATGAGGGAGAGGTACGGGGAAAGTGGCGACATGACTACGGTAGCAGAGAGCAGCGGCGGGGAGCAGAGCCCGGACGATGACAGCGATGAAAGGTGCTACATGACAGACACAGTGGCGTGCAGTGGTCAGTCTTACGTGGGTAAGAAACACGGAGAGCAGAAATCGCTGAGGCTGAACATAAACGCGCGCGAGCGGAGGCGTATGCACGACCTGAACGATGCGCTGGACGAGCTGAGGTCAGTGATCCCGTACGCGCACAGCCCTTCTGTAAGGAAACTCTCAAAAATTGCTACTCTACTCCTGGCCAAAAATTACATCCTCATGCAGGCGCAGGCATTAGAGGAAATGAAAAGGTTGGTGGCTTATCTAAACCAAAGTCAAGGCATTTCTACAACTTCTCTGACCCCAGCACCTGCACCCAGTCCAGCCTTGGGTGGCTACGAACAACAAAGCCGTTACGCATTCGGTGCGGGACTTACAGTCTCGTCGTGTGCCGATAAATGCGCACTTTTCAGCAACCTCACATCCAGTGTCTACAAGCCGTGTGCGGACAAGCcctaa